From the Choristoneura fumiferana chromosome 15, NRCan_CFum_1, whole genome shotgun sequence genome, the window CACTCTGAGTGGGACCGTTatgttaacaggaaactaaagtacatatgttgtattttttaaagtattaaccttagcggtcccccgacaccgacgacgcatagataaaaaaaaatactaggtacttatattaaatTGACTAAGGCtaaattttgcgggaaatcagtcaaatcagcatagtccccgcgggatagggacaaacgaattcttcgcagatgaagtcgcgggcaacagctaggtagtgcataattattttttaactttttaattgtcttttttggcggcgtttgggtcggcgtttttgtttcgggcttttctttatttttgctggcattttttgtgtcggggtttttttatttattttttatttttttatttatttcatgttttttaaactggtatttttttttaagtgtactagtgtgtcgGATATCTtagctgcagcatcagctcatcgtgttgccaccattgcgttgtatgtagaatcaaatactgatcaaaaggaatgaaacacgacatatctgctattatttttcaagagtatactggtgtgctggatatcctggctgcagcatcagctcgtcgtgttgccaccactgcattgtgtgtaggatcaattactgatcaaaacgaatccaaacacgatatatctgctatgattttatttagagtgtacctactagtgttctggatatcctagCTGCAgtatcaggccgagaattccataaatccataatcttgcatagttatatagcatacataggtgtttcaaattttcagtcccaaatatgtttgaaagtaaagtaaataccaattacgcgtctaagattcctaccgcagcgaacaaaagagctgatgatcttgaaacggctaaaccgattttgataaaacatgtctaagaaccatcgctagaaaacctgctttcaaataataaaaaaaacgcatttaaatcggtccacccgattaagagctacggtgccacagacagacacacagacatacacacagacacgtAGGTACTTGGTGGGACGTAGGTACTTCATGGATGGCCTCTAGTGAATAAATACAcgcttttaaatttataataatttatttactcgtGTACCCCTTTGGCAAAAATACTGTAACTACTGAGGGTTATTTGCGTCCAGCTGTATTTTATCGACACCGTGTTCGTTTGCTCGTCGAAGTCCACTTTCGGAGATGATATAGCGTGCACATTCACTTTGATGTATGAAATCCGTGtatttttaggtacctacaaacatacaatattatattaaactTCTCTTTCTTCATGTGAAAACTACTGATGTCCAAAGGAAACTTTcaaaaattgcggaatttttcatacaggaaaatttcgaaaaattctcacaattttgtatggagattgcCGTTCcgtttcataaattaaaatttcctaTATTTGTGGAAatttccgattttttttccaccttttggaaactttccgcaacttgcacatctgtagtgAAAACAATTAGTATTACTTTTCAGGAGAGTTAGACATTCTCTTTCAACGTACCTACACGTAGAAAGCGTTTTTACTAATTTAAACTtgataaaaataactaaatcatttaaaatatcgagtgtttattcctgctgagctggcaacgttgcatttttgttttttttttcgattattccataaaaattgaatgaaatttaataaatgttgtctgatagagcacttcttaatatataagttaatgtttctactccaataattattcgttatagacttttataatctttaaaaaccggtcataatcattaattcgtttttaaggaatataaaagtactcgaataattattattggagtagacacattaacttatatattaagaagtgttctatcagagaacatttttaattgtcattaaatttttatggaataatcgaggaaaactaacaaaaatgcaacgttgccagctcagcaggaataaacgctcttaaacatCGATAAAGAATTAGAGCAGTCTTGGAGATAATCACGGATTTCGGGGAGATGTAAGGTAGAAATCAAAATAATGccatcttactaatattataaacgcgaaagtttgtatggatggatgtttgtttgaatgtatgttcgttactctttcacgcaaaaactattaaacagatttgaatgaaatttgacacgcaggtaatatataccctggattaccatataggctattttttatcccaatattcccacgggatagggataaaatctcgaaataataaccgctgggtttagaatcatgaaatttggtatctatgtaggtagctgaacatctgaaataacatataggctactatttattccgataatattcccatgggatagggataaaatctcgaaataacaaccgctgggctttgagtcatgaaatttgggatgtaagtagttagctggacgtctggactggaataacacatatgctactttttcacttctcatgctctgaaagtaggtcaatatagccttacgaggcgggagtaaagtgagtactttagtcccgagggagtaaaagtaaataagtttttgatttacttcgagtgacttagataaactcaataCTATACTCATAGTTATtggcaaaaaataatattgtgtgtggaccattttcatgacgaaaatgttacgttcttagtctacgtggtcttagttctacgctttttccgcatagaaggggcgccattctatttattcctgtttgtgtatggaccatttcgccgatgcgattttgttatatctgtgtctggttggaagaaaatacttaccgcgaaaactttgaaattgttgtagagcgtaaatcataaacgattaaaataaatttattattctcacaatgtcgtcaagtgatagtggAAATAAGTATGATGTCGAGCctaatctagaaagatttatttaaaaacctataaaagttttatggactggaggaataagaaacgcattaattctttcacagaaagcgttttctcgcaatcgaagtgaaaaatagagtttttcacctcgagactaaaattcaatataaaccctcggataaatagacaccctcgctaaagctcgggtggctaaccacctcgggtatatattggcttattttagttcctcaataaaaaaatatactatttattccgatattcccacgggataaggataaaatcttgaaatttcaaccgctgggtttagagtattGAAATCTTGGATAGTTGTTTTCGACACagcctcaatgaagaccacgatctaaatttcgggaattcccagaggaattttgtaaaatcccggaatttaaatcgaaagaaagaaaaaaaaaatatttatatcagcAGTGACACATTGTAACTACTAGATCGAATATTTTAggcgtacgaagccgcgggtaaactctagtaaaaaaatataactagcTTAAAAGTGTGTAATGATTCATGTTAAGAGTTTAacacaaaaaaccggccaagagcgtgtcggccaCGCCCAGGATAAGGTTCcatagccgttacgaaaaaaaacaagtaccgtaaaacggggttactttaaaatgcagggCTACTTCGTAAAACCGTTTTACGCcatgtccttattttttttaacatcatctgtggcagtgaaatacctttaaaaaaatacctaactttttacttcatttgctcaatcgagctatgaatatttgcgtttttataaccattttaaagCTATCAAAGTAGCCCCAAAATTTCCTAAAGTAACGCCATTTAGCATcatgggctcccctactattaGGTTTTACAATTATCCCGTCCCGATTGAAATTTACATGAATTtgctgtaggtacttaaatacttacGCGTACTTGAACAGTGGTGTATAACGTTAATAATCCAATTTCACCCTCCTTATCGTACACCTGTTCTCCACCTCTCTTTGAACCTGTATCAacaatctattttaattttttaatataagtaatcTCTGTTTCGTGTTTGCAAAATCAGAAAAATGCGTTTTCCCAGGGATGATACTTACTTAGGGCCTTTACACACCGAATTTTTAAACGTGCGTTTTTATACGCGCGTCGACGGCACCtttaaaaaacgcggtgtgcaaaggTTTTTTAGATCCATTTTTCGGCAAAATATGAATCCTTTCGATTCCATATCCTACGGGAAAATTGGAAAATCCCATCTTAATGCACCTCTATGATCCTCAAGGGTGTTTACTAAAAATCTTTAGCTCTATTGGTTCAGGCGTTGGGTACTCTTTATGGTTactgtctaacacacttggaatcacaatcgtctgtaccatttctttctgtcacatggtataagacgaaggtagaaagagatgtcgaatgcgatcgtgaacgtcatcgcgttagacaatacagttTCACAATAGGCCAGATGTAACAGGAAAAATAATAGATTAAATACACAAATTGCATCAAAGTAACTCTGTCATTTCCATCTATGTAGCAGATGATGAATAGTGTGAGATCCTACCGTAAAATTGTGCAATTCGCtgtcatttacttaaataaatggtGACCCATGTATAGGGTCATACAAGActgttttcacctcagcacctcaaacaggcaggttttgctatgagaaatcagtgagcaaaatcgcattttgctcactccgtgagacaaagtaactttttaattttttttttaagtgctgagtacagtgttgggtctactcactgaattccaaatatttgaactttactttgatctgtcatttcacttcaactcgaaaaaagcaagagataggatcaaatttgtcgattacaaacttaaattaaatttttggtattaaaaatatatcgaaatgtttccaaaatgtaaattttcccgatcttttaataaagtatgcaacctcgttgcacgaaagccgcttctcttgtttttttttataaaagaattccgtatactgcctctgcACTCtccagtataattattatttgttaaattgaatgattttttaacaaatctatgtatgtttatgtaatagaaatcttaataaaaatcatatttaaaggtttaattgttcaaacttttcaattaccccgagatgaggctttttgcagtattaaaaaataagtgtgacattagtacaagaagttaagattgcatgttatgagtatgcgatttgtattgtagctactggactctttttttggttttaaatgtaattattatatttgataataatcggattctatttaaaaaaaaatgtgtttgttttgtaaacaggtaggtatatgtggttttattcaagttacatttaaattatgttctcgctgctgaggtgaaaaattgtatgtgtcacacgagaccaaagtttttttgcatctcgtgtatttcaatcccttgctgatctcaggattctaacctagaatcactcgctgacgctcgtgattcaattatagaatccttcgcttactcgggattcaaaatcaacactcgcaacaaaaaacaactttgctctcttgttgcacataACTATTCTTTCTTTGGAAAGTAAATGAAGTGCCCATTTTTTTCATGTCACATTTGGTCAAATAACAGATAGGTGCAGAATTTTACGGCGGAATTCggctataaatatttttatgcttttgACGAATCTAAAATCATTTAACGAGCAATTAAAATACGTATATTCTTCAAAAACCtacaattaaaagaaaactgagTACTTTAGTCAGTCAGCATATTTTAGATACGCCATATCCGAAGTGGACAACATATTATTAAGACAATTTAAAACTAatatgtgtaggtacagtcaccagcattaatatctgccacggaggagagtgcaaaaatatctgacacgtccttccggccctataaatagacgctatgcataaatatctgatacgactctatttctagagccgcaaggacgtgccagatatttttgcacgcttattgtgtcagatattggtgctggtgactgtacatatgaGTATGCGTCATATAAATTTAagtgtgtgtgttgtatgtCACTTCTTTCTGATGTAAAAGGTTGGCCTTAACTTTTctctatgtacctatatatcttCTTACCGTGtaaggtacttatttttgtggTGCTCAATAAAGAGTAGGTAATGTTCTAGGCAGTAAAATTGTTATTCAGTTTATTTTCGGCGGAAAGATAAATACCATACTTACCAAATTCATATATATACTCATTTGTTGATGTGACTGTGTCAAATAAACACAGAATACCAACAACTATCCCGAATAGAGAACTCGATACCATTTTCAGGATTTCACGTAACTAAatggttatttttaataacgttcacttaaatgttaattttatttcacgcTTTAATCACTTGGTCCGAGGGCCCGCTgcatatttttaagtttaaaggTTTCATCAGGGATACTATACATCTAACATATAAATATAGGGATACTATACATATAACATCAATAACATTATAAAACGGACTTAGATACGTATAAGCATGATTCTTGGCTTATAGAAGTGCTCTCAAGCAATAATGTTGTCGCTAGGAAGCGGTTTACAAGCTAGTCTCACTCATTCATTTTACCaacattaggtacctaattagaCAAAATCGTCTTTTTCCGGCAGCTTTATAGGTTTTGTACATTCTTGTCTATTGTTTTTCCTGGTTGCTGGTAGTTTTTGGTAAATTTATAATCTTGATAATACCTACCTCATTTGCCGCTTTCATACAAAGTCGTGTACCTAACTACTTCAACTTCTACCTACTACTAGAACTTCTGAAAATTGCGCCGTATTATTTGTAGTCTTTTAAGTAATTCTTTAGCTAATGTACTCGTACGTTTGGGGCTACCGCAATTTTCTAGCTCTTTTCCATAATGTACCTATCGTGGACAGAAAGTattcaatttatattttcaatgtaGGATCTGCCTCAAACCTGTTTATACATATACCTAGGTTTTgtccataatattaaattattttatttaaacaagtaCTTAGTAATGATGTaaggttttatatatttaaattgcgCACGTTATATAAAAAACCATACCCATGCCATTGACAtgtcattttttcgtaattacagtagcgccatctagtgttcAAAGAAGAAACTTCAGTATCCTATTTCAAATTGTATAGATGTAgaacttttttaatttggacGCATAGATACAACTTCTGACGCTCTTCTTTCGGTCTTCGGTTCCCAGGCATAAAATCTGCCAGGCATAACACCACCACAAGTTGCAGTGGGATCTTAGACTATgataacaaattataaatttCGCGGTAGATGTTTAGAAGTTATAGCACATAAATCAATTTAATGAAGACGTACTTTTGTGATTGCCACATACAAGATTCCTATTAATGTCCTTAATTGCTTAATGGGTTTGcatataatttatataacaaACATTTGTTAAATTTATACCTATGACTTCACAAATTACATGATCAGTGAGCATGAGGAAACCGTCGCACTATTTTCCAAGAAAACCTTGCACAGAAATTCATTGCTAGCAGAAacgtagattaggttaggttacaacTGTGACCTCATATTtaaaggctactacgaaaatcgaagttcgtatcgtaccgccctttcactctcgtattaaacggGCGGGACGGCAAGgcacgaagttcaaattttgcacttcgtagtataggccctgctgggctactgcgaaagaagttcgtatcgtaccgtccctctcgctctcgtattaaatagtataagtgtcagagggaccgcacgacacgaacttcgagtttcgagtttcgtagtagccctgctggtaccAGCAAATTAGGTTGGGTTTGGTTAGAATTGCGATCCCAACTCACACCACACAATGTTAACACACCTAACGGTGTAACAAGATTATGCGATATTAGTTTTGTACAAACGGAGTTATGCGATATGAGTTTCGGCAATATGATTTATTATGTCAAACGATACTATACGATCCGAGATTATGCTTTCAAAGTGCTTTCGGCTGATTGTTTCTAGAGGCTGGGTATGGTTAttcgaaatattatttattatttatgtatatttattttctttattgacGAAAACAAACAGCAATACAATCATACATGAAGCCAGTATACATGCAGGTAAATTATGAGCCAGTAAATTTTTCATTGATATGTCTACACTTATTAGGAAAATATTATGCACAAAGTAAGTTAAACAACAAAGGAAAGGAATGATGACATTATCTTCTTTTTAAGAAGACAAACCTAATTCCTTGAAAACATGCAGAAAACAGTCACTAAACAACTATTATACTTTTGATGAAAAAATCAGTATGGTTTATATGTGTGTAACAAGCTCTTATAAGAAAGCGATTCTTTGCACAGTTACACCTACAAGACCTAACGGCAAAAGTATATTTGGAGCGAGTAGGCAGGCCAGAGCATTTAAGTGATATGTTACCTAGGAGGTTTGGGGAATCAACAATATTattgataattttgtttttaactgatttattttattttattattgagttataacacatatacaaaattttaaaaaatacaactactatctaatctacttactatttacaaaacttatactaaatagaaaatgtcttcaaggctgctgctttggggggccgttcctaggatgctggcagcattacctctctggatagctaggctgatgcgttgtgcaaggtaattgataattttgtacaataacaCCTGGTTATTATGTTCCCTACGTTTTTGAAGAGGAATAATATCGTCGAGAGCAACATCcctaataaaatattgaaaactaaaaagtgaaaatttcaCTACTTAAATAGGATATTTggaaatccattttttttaaataatgcatcTTAATTACATAATGTGTGtaagttccaaaaaaaaaacggttctgtggtttagataaaataaaattaaaatcatttttcttcTCAAAAACCTGCATtattttcgatgttttttttatgaaatagcaTCTTACATCTGGGCTTATAAATCAGCAAAACGGCAATCGATTTGGCTTCTGGGGTCGATGCCCCATACAAACACGGCTATACCCTTTCGGggttaattttatatatttaaattttaatatttagtcAGTTTGATCATCACAGTAATTATAATTTCTTGGCATCTCAAATATTAACAACCGCCTAAATATTAACAACTTATGGCTAGAGTGTAAGaagttaatttaatacttttcaAAATCTATCTGATAAAATactttgtaggtattttgacCCGTAAATAAATGGGTTTTGATTATCAATGGGCCTATGGGTTCTTCGCTTCACTTAATCCAACGTGGTTAAGTTATTTGACGGAGTCGTCCTACAAATGACAGTACTCAACCAGAGCGCTAGATAGAGTCAAAAATGTTGGCTGGAAATAAAGTTGTTATGCATGATGCCAAGTTTAACAGCAGTTTTTGCCATAGACTTGTTAGAGCCAAAGTCCAAACTAACCAAGGTgagcacagattactaatatgtagctagctaaatttggtaagtatcccatcttagccctctaggttggcaacgcatctgaaatgcccctggtgttgcagatgtttatgggcggttgtgatctcttacaatcaggagacccacttgctcgtatgccatccagtcgaataaaaaaaaagtaacttaagGTTGTGTATATTATATCAGAGTAAATTATACTTTTGTAAGGTGAGGTGTAGATAATTATTGGCAAGGATACCAACATTTTGTAAAGTAGAGCCAAAGTGAACTAGGTACCTGAGCTGGTTTTGCGGAAGTAAAACACGCATAACGTAATCAAGTTGGCAGCATCCTAGTTTGATACGAgtacagagggcctactccgaaattcgaaaatcgaagttcgtatcgtagcgtctctctcactctcatattaccTAGATAGTATAAGCATCAGAAAGACGGatcgacacgaacttcgattttcgaatttcggagtagccccgcagctTCATTCATCAACAAACCTACGCGGCAACCTACGTAAAAGACTACATGTTACAATTAGCCCGGCCGTTAGGAATATCTATCTCTCTGTAACTGTTGTCTGAATACCCAACACCGGTAGGCCCAAAGATTTCGGGTTTGAGGTTATCGTTAATGTACAGCAAAAAGAGAATTGCAGAGAGAACTGATTAATGGGAAACCTTGGCATTCATTGCGATGAGCTCAGACGAGCAGTCAACAGTGACTACACGATTATGTAGACCGATGCCTCAGGAAATCTGTAGTCTAAACCCTAAGGACTTCTGCAAACAACTTTAGTGGCCGGTTTTGTTTGGTATTCTGCTGGTCTGTACCAGCACAATGCCAAACAAAACAGacgacaaaaatataaatttacacaTTATACGAAAAACAATTAACAGATTGTTCGCTAAGTGTGTGTAGGTAATCGATAGCATTGGAATTGTCAATGTTACCACATTTTAGTGCGTAAATCAAAATTTAAGGTATGGATGCATTGCgta encodes:
- the LOC141435710 gene encoding uncharacterized protein, whose translation is MVSSSLFGIVVGILCLFDTVTSTNEYIYEFGSKRGGEQVYDKEGEIGLLTLYTTVQVRVPKNTRISYIKVNVHAISSPKVDFDEQTNTVSIKYSWTQITLSSYSIFAKGVHE